A single region of the Halobacterium wangiae genome encodes:
- a CDS encoding FAD synthase, whose amino-acid sequence MTTVLAQGTFDVLHPGHVDYLEQAAARGDELHVIVARSENVTHKPSPVLGDEQRRRMVAALDPVDEAHVGHPSDIFVPLEEIDPDVVVLGHDQHHDEADLAAALDAHGLDCTVERADPADVDFEGAVLSTSTILRRILDARQHASAARMRPPTLRQRPL is encoded by the coding sequence ATGACCACCGTACTCGCACAGGGGACCTTCGACGTGCTCCACCCCGGGCACGTGGACTACCTCGAACAGGCGGCCGCTCGTGGCGACGAACTCCACGTCATCGTCGCCCGTTCGGAGAACGTGACGCACAAGCCGTCGCCAGTGCTCGGCGACGAACAGCGTCGCCGCATGGTCGCCGCCCTCGACCCCGTCGACGAGGCCCACGTCGGCCACCCCTCGGACATCTTCGTCCCACTCGAGGAGATTGACCCCGACGTCGTCGTCCTCGGCCACGACCAGCACCACGACGAGGCCGACCTCGCGGCGGCCCTCGACGCCCACGGCCTCGACTGCACCGTCGAGCGGGCGGACCCCGCCGACGTCGACTTCGAGGGTGCGGTGCTCTCGACGAGTACGATACTGCGTAGAATCCTCGACGCGCGCCAGCACGCGTCGGCCGCGCGGATGCGACCGCCGACGCTCCGGCAGCGCCCACTCTGA
- a CDS encoding ABC transporter ATP-binding protein, translating to MSDSLLEVEGITAGYETNVVLRDVSLDVDEGEVVSIVGRNGAGKTTTLRTIMGQLAVDSGHIRYRGEEITNAPPNEVYRRGIGLVPEHREIFPDLTVEENLEVGGVTTDDNWLSVAGAYDYFPRLRERRTNRGAQLSGGEQQMLAIARSLRGATDLLLLDEPTEGLAPQIVESILDIIDQLRADGVTVLLVEQNLQAVLEVADRHYVLADGNIVFEGTTAELEAADDVRQRYLGVSE from the coding sequence ATGAGTGACTCCCTGCTCGAAGTGGAGGGAATCACCGCCGGCTACGAGACCAACGTCGTCCTCCGGGACGTCTCACTCGACGTCGACGAGGGCGAAGTCGTCTCCATCGTCGGCCGCAACGGCGCCGGGAAGACGACGACGCTGCGCACCATCATGGGCCAGCTCGCCGTCGACTCGGGGCACATCCGCTACCGCGGCGAGGAGATCACGAACGCCCCACCGAACGAGGTGTACCGCCGGGGCATCGGTCTCGTCCCCGAACACCGGGAGATCTTCCCCGACCTCACCGTCGAGGAGAACCTGGAGGTCGGGGGCGTGACGACCGACGACAACTGGCTCTCGGTGGCGGGCGCCTACGACTACTTCCCCCGGCTCCGGGAGCGCCGCACGAACCGCGGCGCGCAGCTCTCGGGTGGCGAACAGCAGATGCTCGCCATCGCGCGGAGCCTCCGCGGCGCGACCGACCTGCTGTTGCTCGACGAACCGACCGAGGGGCTCGCCCCCCAGATCGTCGAGTCCATCCTCGACATCATCGACCAGTTGCGCGCGGACGGCGTCACCGTCCTGCTGGTCGAGCAGAACCTCCAGGCCGTCCTCGAGGTCGCGGACCGCCACTACGTGCTGGCGGACGGCAACATCGTCTTCGAGGGAACCACTGCAGAACTGGAGGCCGCAGACGACGTCCGACAGCGCTACCTCGGCGTCTCCGAGTAA
- a CDS encoding FAD-dependent oxidoreductase, whose translation METAVSVASVAQVGTDTVVVELDTPPEFDAEPGQFVKLSAELAGETENAFYTISSPRVTDTFEITVGADEDATLGQWLAERDVGDEVDLFGPLGETHYEGEGSVALFAGGPGIGPCVGIAERVSEADGDVVLVYQDDEPVHESRLSALEADGATVEVLDADADVAAADVALPEDAQVFVYGFADFLDEVQDVLAAADRDLDEAKAENFG comes from the coding sequence ATGGAGACAGCGGTCAGCGTAGCCAGCGTCGCGCAGGTCGGCACGGACACCGTCGTCGTGGAACTGGACACACCCCCGGAGTTCGACGCCGAACCGGGGCAGTTCGTCAAGCTCTCGGCGGAACTCGCGGGCGAGACGGAGAACGCGTTCTACACCATCTCCTCGCCGCGAGTGACGGACACGTTCGAGATCACCGTCGGCGCGGACGAGGACGCGACGCTCGGGCAGTGGCTCGCAGAGCGGGACGTCGGCGACGAAGTCGACCTGTTCGGGCCGCTCGGCGAGACGCACTACGAGGGCGAGGGCTCCGTCGCGTTGTTCGCGGGCGGGCCCGGAATCGGTCCGTGCGTCGGCATCGCGGAACGGGTGTCGGAGGCGGACGGCGACGTGGTGCTGGTCTACCAGGACGACGAACCGGTCCACGAGAGCCGACTGTCGGCGCTCGAAGCCGACGGCGCCACCGTCGAGGTACTCGACGCCGACGCGGACGTCGCGGCCGCGGATGTCGCGCTCCCCGAGGACGCCCAGGTGTTCGTCTACGGGTTCGCGGACTTCCTCGACGAGGTGCAGGACGTGCTCGCGGCGGCGGACCGCGACCTGGACGAGGCGAAGGCTGAGAACTTCGGCTGA
- a CDS encoding IclR family transcriptional regulator, which produces MTTRGKNTVDAVRTTFRVLEGLEALGGARVTELANHLDLPKSTVHNHLRTLVEEEYVVKDETRNEYRIGLRHLTFGEHARNQTLYQIAKPEIRELAAETGEHANLAMHEHGYGVYVYKATGEKAVKLDSYPGKRVYLHTTGFGKAMLAHMDEADREAIYERHGLPAVTPRTTTDRDELEGELEEIRARGYAFDDEERLDSMRCVAAPLTTTDGRVAGAISVSGPAGRLKGDYFREELPDRVVSVANIIEINATYT; this is translated from the coding sequence ATGACAACCCGGGGCAAGAACACAGTCGACGCCGTCCGCACGACGTTCCGCGTCCTCGAGGGGTTGGAGGCTCTCGGCGGCGCGCGCGTCACCGAGCTCGCCAACCACCTCGACCTGCCGAAGAGCACCGTCCACAACCACCTGCGGACGCTCGTCGAGGAGGAGTACGTCGTCAAGGACGAGACGAGAAACGAGTACCGGATCGGCCTGCGACACCTGACGTTCGGGGAGCACGCGCGCAACCAGACGCTCTACCAGATCGCGAAACCCGAGATCCGTGAACTCGCGGCGGAGACCGGCGAGCACGCCAACCTCGCGATGCACGAACACGGCTACGGCGTCTACGTCTACAAGGCGACCGGCGAGAAGGCGGTCAAACTCGACTCCTACCCGGGCAAGCGAGTGTACCTCCACACGACGGGGTTCGGGAAGGCGATGCTCGCACACATGGACGAGGCGGACCGCGAGGCCATCTACGAGCGCCACGGCCTCCCCGCCGTCACCCCCCGGACGACGACGGACCGCGACGAACTGGAGGGCGAACTCGAGGAGATCCGTGCGCGCGGCTACGCCTTCGACGACGAGGAGCGCCTCGACAGCATGCGTTGTGTCGCCGCCCCGCTCACCACGACCGACGGCCGCGTCGCGGGCGCAATCAGCGTCTCCGGACCGGCCGGTCGACTGAAGGGCGACTACTTCCGCGAGGAACTCCCGGACCGCGTCGTCAGCGTCGCGAACATCATCGAGATCAACGCGACGTACACGTGA
- a CDS encoding site-2 protease family protein, whose protein sequence is MRSFRIGSAFGIPIKLDVTFLLILPVFAYLIGTQVELWTETLNAVPFEAGLDADPLTTGNTEWVLGAVAAVGLFGSVVLHELGHSLVAMRYGFPIDSITLWLLGGIASLSEQPEEWSQEFLIAIAGPIVSVTLGVASFAALLVLPDTLPLVRFVVGYLALMNVALAAFNLLPGFPMDGGRVLRALLARNRPFARATQIAAEVGKAFALVLGIVGLIGFNLILIAVAFFIYIGASSEAQRTVMNAAFENVTVEDVMTPVEDVHTVEASASVAELMERMFEERHTGYPVTRGGDVVGMVTLDDARTARPVERDAIRVEDVMTGEVHSIPQFSDAMDALEALQRHGIGRLVVVDANGEMAGLISRTDLMTAFDIIQSTGSSGASPPIDARSD, encoded by the coding sequence ATGCGCAGTTTCAGGATCGGAAGCGCGTTCGGCATTCCGATCAAACTCGACGTCACGTTCCTGCTCATCCTCCCGGTGTTCGCCTACCTCATCGGTACGCAGGTCGAACTCTGGACGGAGACCCTGAACGCGGTGCCGTTCGAGGCGGGCCTCGACGCAGACCCGCTCACCACCGGCAACACGGAGTGGGTGCTCGGCGCCGTCGCCGCCGTCGGGCTGTTCGGCAGCGTCGTACTCCACGAACTCGGTCACTCGCTGGTCGCGATGCGCTACGGCTTCCCCATCGACTCCATCACGCTGTGGCTGCTCGGTGGCATCGCCAGCCTCTCCGAGCAACCGGAGGAGTGGAGCCAGGAGTTCCTCATCGCCATCGCCGGCCCCATCGTGAGCGTCACGCTCGGCGTCGCCTCCTTCGCTGCGCTGCTCGTGCTCCCGGATACGCTACCGCTCGTGCGGTTCGTCGTCGGCTACCTCGCGCTGATGAACGTCGCGCTCGCCGCGTTCAACCTCCTCCCCGGGTTCCCGATGGACGGCGGTCGCGTCCTCCGCGCGCTGCTCGCGCGCAACCGGCCGTTCGCTCGCGCGACCCAGATCGCCGCCGAGGTGGGGAAGGCGTTCGCGCTCGTGCTCGGCATCGTCGGCCTCATCGGCTTCAACCTCATCCTCATCGCCGTCGCCTTCTTCATCTACATCGGCGCGTCCAGCGAGGCCCAGCGCACGGTGATGAACGCCGCGTTCGAGAACGTCACCGTCGAGGACGTGATGACGCCCGTCGAGGACGTCCACACGGTCGAGGCCTCCGCCTCGGTCGCCGAACTGATGGAGCGGATGTTCGAGGAGCGCCACACTGGCTACCCGGTCACGCGCGGCGGCGACGTCGTCGGGATGGTGACGCTGGACGACGCGCGAACCGCCAGACCCGTCGAGCGCGACGCCATCCGCGTCGAGGACGTGATGACCGGCGAGGTCCACAGCATCCCCCAGTTCAGCGACGCGATGGACGCGCTCGAAGCGCTCCAGCGACACGGTATCGGCCGCCTCGTCGTCGTGGACGCCAACGGCGAGATGGCCGGCCTCATCTCCCGCACGGACCTCATGACCGCCTTCGACATCATCCAGTCCACCGGGTCGAGCGGCGCGTCGCCGCCCATCGACGCGCGCTCGGACTGA
- a CDS encoding 3-keto-5-aminohexanoate cleavage protein: protein MSYEAFLAGEPVVVTAALTGGVHGKEANPNLPETPEEIGSAAAAAEDAGASVVHVHAREPNGERSFSTERFQAIDDAIREHADNVVIQHSTGGTGAPDDVRHQPLRTDPPPEMASLDMGPLNRYDHLTSENTRGLVDSLYDEMRERGIKPELEVFNDGHVNEVYGLLERRDLADPVYATLIFGPGTLTRPRPENFLNAVSNLPEGAQFNTLGFGRHQLPFATMGVLFGGHVRVGLEDNVYYRRGELAESNAQLVERVVRVAEELGREVATPAQAREILGL from the coding sequence GTGAGTTACGAGGCGTTCCTCGCCGGCGAACCCGTGGTCGTCACGGCGGCGCTGACCGGCGGCGTCCACGGGAAGGAGGCCAACCCCAACCTCCCCGAGACGCCCGAGGAGATCGGGAGCGCGGCGGCCGCTGCGGAGGACGCGGGGGCGTCGGTCGTCCACGTCCACGCCCGGGAGCCCAACGGTGAGCGGTCGTTCTCGACGGAGCGCTTCCAGGCCATCGACGACGCCATCCGGGAGCACGCCGACAACGTGGTGATCCAGCACTCGACGGGCGGCACAGGCGCGCCCGACGACGTCCGTCACCAGCCGCTGCGGACGGACCCGCCGCCGGAGATGGCGAGCCTCGACATGGGGCCGCTGAACCGCTACGACCACCTCACGAGCGAGAACACCCGGGGGCTCGTTGACTCGCTGTACGACGAGATGCGCGAGCGCGGCATCAAGCCCGAACTGGAGGTGTTCAACGACGGCCACGTGAACGAGGTGTACGGCCTCCTGGAGCGCCGTGACCTGGCGGACCCCGTCTACGCCACCCTCATCTTCGGCCCGGGGACGCTCACCCGTCCGCGCCCGGAGAACTTCCTGAACGCCGTCTCGAACCTGCCGGAGGGCGCGCAGTTCAACACGCTCGGGTTCGGCCGCCACCAGCTCCCGTTCGCCACGATGGGCGTGCTGTTCGGCGGGCACGTCCGCGTCGGCCTGGAGGACAACGTCTACTACCGGCGCGGCGAACTCGCCGAGAGCAACGCCCAGCTCGTCGAGCGCGTCGTCCGCGTCGCCGAGGAACTCGGCCGCGAGGTGGCGACGCCCGCGCAGGCCCGCGAGATTCTCGGCCTCTGA
- a CDS encoding N-acyl homoserine lactonase family protein, with the protein MDVDTTADGIYRFNSADWTLDYSMMVQLQRPGEPYAGPCPFYLVDHPEGTVLFDTGVSYEMVQDPESYGQHGAPHMTDFVQTCDIDESRTPVAQLADVGYDPGDVDYVVMSHLHTDHAGNVSAFPDAEFLVHEDELEYAMWPTATAQRLFYLDGDLAPLRSHEYDVTALTGRHDVFGDGSVEVFPTPGHSPGHQSLRVELPESGTVVLAGDVANLRAGYEAELPAAFSWSLDEATHSIRAVRREEEQHDADVFFHHDQEDGARFPDPPEKLQ; encoded by the coding sequence ATGGACGTCGACACCACCGCAGACGGCATCTACCGGTTCAACTCCGCCGACTGGACGCTCGACTACAGCATGATGGTCCAGCTGCAGCGACCCGGCGAACCGTACGCCGGGCCGTGTCCCTTCTACCTCGTCGACCACCCCGAGGGCACCGTCCTCTTCGACACGGGCGTGAGCTACGAGATGGTCCAGGACCCCGAGAGCTACGGCCAGCACGGCGCGCCCCACATGACCGACTTCGTCCAGACCTGCGACATCGACGAGTCCCGCACACCGGTCGCGCAACTGGCGGACGTCGGCTACGACCCCGGGGACGTCGACTACGTCGTGATGAGCCACCTCCACACCGACCACGCGGGCAACGTCTCCGCGTTCCCGGACGCCGAGTTCCTCGTCCACGAGGACGAACTCGAGTACGCAATGTGGCCGACGGCGACCGCACAGCGACTGTTCTACCTGGACGGCGACCTCGCACCGTTGCGCAGCCACGAGTACGACGTCACGGCGCTCACCGGCCGCCACGACGTGTTCGGCGACGGCAGCGTCGAGGTGTTCCCGACCCCGGGCCACTCGCCCGGCCACCAGTCGCTGCGGGTCGAACTCCCGGAGTCGGGGACGGTCGTGCTCGCGGGCGACGTGGCGAACCTCCGCGCGGGCTACGAAGCGGAGCTCCCGGCGGCGTTCAGCTGGTCGCTCGACGAGGCCACCCACTCGATTCGAGCGGTCCGCCGGGAGGAAGAACAGCACGACGCCGACGTCTTCTTCCACCACGACCAGGAGGACGGGGCTCGCTTCCCCGACCCACCCGAGAAACTGCAGTAG